One window of the Pelosinus sp. IPA-1 genome contains the following:
- a CDS encoding oligopeptide:H+ symporter produces MDIAEQNNEIRKHPKGFYVIAFIEIWERFGYGGLHTVLALFLTKNLGMTDAQSFSVYGTFVALVFAFMSVGGYIGDKVLGTQRTIILGAVTLMVGYFIMGLANSDITLIYAALAIVAVGNGLFKANPSSLLSKLYSKDDPRIDGAFTIYYMAINLGFLISMIAIPYLGARYGATFGFYVCGGGVFFAIASFLASRKLVKGFDSPVGLEPIKYKNLLMVAVGIIITVTVSTFMLQNIKVVRFLLLLVGITVVGIFFRVIFKSSGTERNQLIAAFILILEAIVFYTLSQQMPMSLNFFAIRNVEHAILGIPVGNPQSFQALNPFFIMLLSPILAWMYTYFGKQGRDLSIATKFAVGMVCCSFSFLILSFGAKFANAQGIVSANWLVANYFFSSLGELLISGLGLAMVAKLVSQRIVGFVMGSWFLSISAAGIIGGWVASLTAAPKGITDPLQTLPVYSNVFLEIGAVAGIIALLMLITAPKIKHLIEKEEVVVGDSVAEDSQGA; encoded by the coding sequence ATGGACATAGCAGAGCAGAACAATGAAATACGTAAACATCCAAAGGGATTTTATGTAATTGCATTTATTGAAATATGGGAAAGATTTGGTTATGGTGGATTACACACAGTATTGGCTTTATTTCTTACTAAAAATTTAGGAATGACCGATGCCCAAAGTTTTTCGGTTTATGGTACTTTTGTAGCATTGGTGTTTGCTTTTATGTCTGTTGGTGGTTATATCGGAGATAAGGTTTTAGGAACACAACGTACTATAATATTAGGTGCTGTAACCCTTATGGTGGGCTATTTTATTATGGGACTTGCTAACTCCGATATAACACTTATCTATGCTGCTTTGGCTATTGTAGCTGTTGGTAATGGGTTATTCAAGGCTAATCCTTCAAGTTTATTATCGAAACTATATTCAAAGGATGATCCAAGAATAGATGGCGCATTTACAATCTATTACATGGCTATAAATCTTGGATTTCTCATTTCCATGATTGCTATTCCTTACTTAGGAGCAAGATATGGAGCAACTTTTGGTTTTTATGTCTGTGGCGGTGGCGTATTTTTTGCAATCGCTTCATTTCTGGCTTCTCGAAAATTAGTTAAAGGTTTTGATTCTCCAGTTGGGTTGGAACCAATAAAGTACAAAAACCTATTAATGGTGGCAGTAGGAATTATAATAACTGTTACTGTTTCAACGTTTATGCTGCAAAATATTAAAGTGGTACGTTTTTTGCTATTATTGGTTGGAATAACGGTAGTAGGAATTTTTTTTAGGGTAATATTTAAAAGCAGTGGTACTGAACGGAATCAATTGATTGCCGCTTTTATTTTGATACTTGAAGCAATCGTATTTTATACACTTTCACAGCAAATGCCGATGTCATTAAATTTCTTTGCAATTAGAAACGTAGAGCATGCGATATTAGGGATTCCCGTAGGTAATCCACAAAGCTTCCAGGCTTTAAATCCATTTTTCATCATGTTGCTCAGTCCAATTTTAGCTTGGATGTATACTTATTTTGGGAAACAAGGACGAGATCTTTCTATTGCTACTAAATTTGCAGTAGGCATGGTTTGTTGTTCATTTAGTTTTTTAATCCTGTCTTTTGGAGCTAAATTCGCAAATGCGCAAGGTATTGTTTCGGCAAATTGGCTTGTAGCAAATTATTTTTTCAGTAGTTTGGGTGAATTGTTAATCAGCGGATTAGGACTTGCAATGGTAGCTAAATTAGTGTCTCAAAGAATAGTTGGATTTGTTATGGGATCATGGTTTCTAAGTATTTCAGCGGCTGGTATTATTGGTGGTTGGGTAGCTTCATTGACTGCTGCACCAAAAGGTATCACTGATCCACTACAAACATTGCCGGTTTATTCAAATGTGTTTCTTGAAATTGGGGCAGTTGCGGGAATAATTGCTCTTCTTATGCTAATTACTGCGCCTAAAATTAAGCACTTAATTGAAAAAGAAGAGGTAGTAGTAGGGGATTCTGTCGCAGAAGATAGTCAAGGTGCTTAG
- a CDS encoding TIGR03905 family TSCPD domain-containing protein — MLYTYQPKGVCSTEITFEIADGVVKNVKFTGGCRGNLTAISRLLEGLPAQEVILKMKGITCRPSGASCADQLSCALEKAMNS, encoded by the coding sequence ATGTTATATACATACCAACCCAAAGGCGTTTGTTCAACTGAAATAACCTTTGAGATTGCGGACGGTGTTGTAAAAAATGTAAAGTTTACTGGAGGCTGTCGCGGTAATCTTACAGCTATATCCAGACTTTTGGAGGGATTGCCCGCTCAAGAGGTGATTTTAAAGATGAAGGGTATTACTTGTCGGCCAAGCGGAGCTTCTTGCGCTGACCAATTGTCATGTGCTTTAGAAAAAGCAATGAATTCTTGA
- a CDS encoding S-layer homology domain-containing protein produces MKKKTSAILSVAFAFSVFGTSFAADATFQDVPATQWSYDAISYLGQAGIIDGYNDQTFRSNQTVTRNEMAEIVYKAMRNESKANIAQKALIDKLASEYALEMNKINSMDNRLGKVEKKLADINISGSLLEQYKVKSVPQPDSNYKDYSKQQWQIRLNLSAKVDNNTTLNVRLANPAPTKEIFEDVTAKFGGVNSDNNLKADRFFATTRVGATEVTIGRQALAIDPEDAIVDSGFFSYDGAKLDWNWKGINFDIKQGRFAEGVIGYTFGSGITTNAADFNNVEISSVLVGSKSGKLKWDTGWAKFKNWQLSKNLMNYYFGHAGYQFNNVFSMAAEYGKNTEAATDGAYWFIKGVYGAQSLNAANKQNFTVQYLHASQNSLNGCYTGFDDQAHVDANDGTNGHGWNVLDFAYRYAFSNNMVGKLEYGKIIDQQNSKEDYRFYKFQLIYKI; encoded by the coding sequence ATGAAAAAGAAAACGAGTGCTATTTTGTCTGTTGCTTTTGCTTTCTCAGTATTTGGTACAAGCTTTGCTGCAGATGCTACGTTTCAAGATGTACCAGCAACGCAATGGTCTTATGATGCAATATCATATTTAGGTCAAGCAGGAATAATTGATGGTTATAACGACCAAACTTTCCGTAGCAATCAAACCGTGACTCGTAACGAAATGGCGGAGATAGTTTACAAAGCTATGAGAAATGAATCAAAAGCGAATATTGCCCAAAAAGCTCTCATTGATAAATTAGCTTCTGAATATGCTTTGGAAATGAATAAAATCAATAGCATGGATAATCGACTTGGAAAGGTTGAAAAAAAATTAGCTGATATTAACATTTCCGGAAGCTTATTGGAACAGTACAAGGTCAAATCAGTTCCCCAACCGGATAGTAATTACAAAGACTACTCTAAGCAACAGTGGCAAATAAGACTGAACTTAAGCGCGAAGGTTGATAACAATACCACTTTAAATGTTCGCCTTGCTAATCCTGCACCAACTAAAGAGATTTTTGAAGATGTAACGGCTAAGTTCGGCGGCGTTAATAGTGATAATAATTTGAAGGCTGATCGGTTCTTTGCTACTACTAGGGTTGGCGCTACGGAAGTTACTATCGGACGTCAAGCGCTTGCAATTGATCCGGAAGATGCTATTGTTGATAGCGGATTTTTTAGTTATGATGGTGCTAAGCTGGATTGGAATTGGAAAGGCATAAATTTTGATATAAAACAAGGACGTTTTGCTGAAGGTGTAATAGGTTATACTTTTGGCAGTGGAATAACTACAAATGCTGCAGATTTTAACAATGTTGAAATCTCTTCCGTTTTGGTTGGCTCTAAGAGCGGCAAATTAAAATGGGATACAGGTTGGGCTAAATTTAAAAACTGGCAGCTTAGTAAAAACCTTATGAACTATTATTTTGGACATGCAGGTTATCAATTTAATAATGTATTTTCGATGGCGGCTGAGTATGGCAAAAATACGGAGGCAGCAACTGATGGTGCATATTGGTTCATCAAAGGAGTATATGGTGCTCAGTCCTTGAATGCAGCAAATAAACAGAATTTTACAGTTCAGTATCTTCATGCCTCCCAGAACTCACTTAATGGCTGTTATACAGGATTTGATGATCAGGCTCACGTTGATGCAAATGATGGAACAAATGGCCATGGGTGGAACGTTCTTGATTTTGCGTATAGATATGCTTTCAGCAATAATATGGTGGGTAAACTTGAATATGGAAAAATTATTGATCAACAAAACTCAAAGGAAGATTACCGCTTCTATAAGTTTCAATTGATCTATAAAATATAA